A single Triticum dicoccoides isolate Atlit2015 ecotype Zavitan chromosome 2A, WEW_v2.0, whole genome shotgun sequence DNA region contains:
- the LOC119352139 gene encoding uncharacterized protein LOC119352139, translating into MEKLLTVVCVSSLLLATLADDASSRSSLQHPSPDSLQGRVLGRRGREEPAHHHHYRREGDHEEQHEVVPMGVESVEERRKAGWRNEDEEAVATEGLISSADYSGVAMHGHSSPPAHKKHPRP; encoded by the exons ATGGAAAAGCTGCTCACCGTAGTGTGTGTTTCAAGCCTTCTTCTAGCCACTCTCGCGGACGATGCCTCCTCCAGATCTTCTCTTCAGCACCCCTCCCCGGACAGTCTACAAGGTCGTGTTCTAGGTCGCAGAGGCAGAGAGGAACCGGCACACCACCACCATTACCGGCGTGAAGGCGACCACGAGGAGCAGCATGAG GTTGTGCCTATGGGAGTGGAGAGTGTTGAAGAGAGGAGGAAGGCGGGCTGGAGGAACGAGGACGAGGAGGCGGTTGCGACGGAAGGGCTGATCTCCAGCGCGGACTACAGCGGCGTGGCCATGCACGGCCACAGCTCCCCGCCGGCGCACAAAAAGCACCCCAGGCCATAG
- the LOC119356746 gene encoding uncharacterized protein LOC119356746: MGNPDGARKKKRRKRSGGEAAASFDRDVFPILLAAVAPATGPNQRVSSAATAARLLRRLLPRSPPPPPLSPLPGPLVALLPLLLTSSSHSVAALSCEVMGAAALQSMEAGEALASDGGIASGLARALGSGSQRVAEAACNAVMDLSASSIGREHLSGSPVLPRLLYLFSQVESISGAVGGGSTGCQARVSEPSKCLNLIIDTVVLMVNSCKVDKLHNLQQELVRKVMHLLYEVWSKVRLLQSSADCSNGKDQLQSRPYEISEAIFRLSMDLAYPAHLEPDQVRKSFFGQTESDFEKFALMYWENSPYLYRKKQSGLEGDAVFTALHNAFDLRTPDAIIESFIQDLVSCPAIASDELNINSFLDEVHDSLGAAVKYRQDVRVVRTPDQTSTGSGIEEHFFDDGTVFPDATAFVEKCKGAIRNGFSIALRGMEFRSEKVAAIASALADLFGQPSVGANIYFSPPRSQGLARHYDDHCVLVWQLLGRKKWKIWPNTKSILPRLYEPFHSLDGLVDDRGGRVEVLREGDIMYVPRGHVHEACTDIDEGESEVNASANYSLHLTLAIEVELPFEWEGFTHIALHCWLEEQKLVGSSGSVESRMEEQAPLFALLLHVAIRLLSDKDPTLRKTCMVAAKLPSSSKSVRSSHRSIFDEILDNIDRNCGFEDALRSVELAVKERNDEPFQWMCWLRHLPQQQQQHGRSSRIDFCDVLGPLEELLDMFSSDRERASADFADFKSRFCRRAMYDDACSEFEALLVLYRAGRTRYTKGMLALHGKHGG; encoded by the exons ATGGGGAATCCCGacggggcgaggaagaagaagaggaggaagagaagcggcggcgaggcggccgccTCGTTCGACCGCGACGTCTTCCCCATCCTCCTCGCGGCCGTCGCGCCAGCCACCGGGCCGAACCAACGCGtctcctccgccgccaccgccgcgcgcCTCCTGCGCCGCCTTCTcccccgctcgccgccgccgccgccgctatccCCTCTCCCCGGACCCCTGGTCGCGCTCCTACCGCTCCTCCTCACCTCCAG CTCGCACTCCGTGGCCGCGCTGAGCTGCGAGGTGATGGGCGCGGCGGCGCTGCAGTCCATGGAGGCTGGCGAGGCGCTGGCATCCGACGGCGGGATCGCCAGTGGCTTGGCGCGGGCGTTGGGGAGTGGCAGCCAGCGAGTGGCCGAGGCTGCCTGCAATGCCGTGATGGACCTCTCGGCGTCTTCAATTGGCAGGGAGCACCTCTCGGGCTCACCTGTTCTGCCGAGGCTATT ATATCTATTTTCTCAGGTGGAATCTATTTCTGGGGCTGTCGGTGGCGGGAGCACCGGGTGCCAAGCAAGGGTTTCAGAGCCAAGTAAATGTTTGAACTTGATCATTGACACAGTGGTGCTCATGGTGAACTCCTGTAAAGTCGACAAGTTACACAATCTTCAACAGGAGCTAGTTAGAAAAGTTATGCATTTGTTGTATGAAGTATGGAGCAAAGTTAGACTCTTACAGTCATCAGCTGACTGCAGCAACGGGAAGGATCAACTTCAAAGCAGACCATATGAGATATCTGAAGCTATTTTTAGGCTTTCGATGGATCTTGCTTATCCAGCCCACCTGGAACCTGATCAAGTCAGAAAAAGCTTTTTTGGACAAACGGAATCTGACTTTGAAAAGTTTGCCCTGATGTACTGGGAAAACTCACCTTATTTGTACAGGAAGAAACAAAGTGGTCTGGAGGGGGATGCTGTGTTCACTGCATTGCATAACGCTTTTGATCTTAGAACACCTGATGCTATCATTGAGTCATTCATACAGGACCTTGTTTCTTGCCCTGCTATTGCTTCGGATGAACTCAACATAAATTCCTTTCTCGATGAGGTTCATGATTCCTTGGGTGCTGCTGTGAAGTATAGGCAAGATGTAAGAGTCGTGAGAACACCAGATCAGACCTCAACAGGATCTGGGATAGAGGAGCATTTCTTTGATGATGGAACGGTCTTCCCAGATGCAACTGCATTTGTTGAAAAATGTAAGGGCGCAATCAGGAATGGTTTCTCAATCGCCTTGCGTGGCATGGAGTTCCGGTCTGAAAAGGTTGCTGCTATAGCTTCTGCTCTAGCTGATCTATTTGGTCAGCCTTCTGTAGGGGCCAACATATACTTCTCACCCCCAAGATCTCAAGGTCTGGCCCGGCACTATGATGACCACTGTGTGCTTGTTTGGCAACTACTTGGACGCAAGAAATGGAAGATTTGGCCCAATACAAAGTCAATTCTGCCTAGATTATATGAACCTTTTCACTCTTTAGATGGCTTGGTGGATGATCGTGGTGGAAGGGTGGAAGTTTTACGTGAAGGAGACATAATGTATGTTCCTAGAGGCCATGTGCACGAGGCTTGCACTGACATTGACGAAGGTGAATCTGAAGTCAATGCATCCGCCAATTACTCGCTCCATTTGACCCTTGCCATCGAGGTCGAGCTACCCTTTGA GTGGGAAGGGTTCACACACATTGCTCTTCACTGCTGGTTGGAGGAGCAGAAACTTGTGGGGAGCTCTGGATCTGTCGAGTCCAGGATGGAAGAACAAGCTCCATTGTTTGCTCTCCTGCTGCATGTGGCCATCAGGTTGCTCTCGGACAAGGATCCTACACTCAGGAAGACGTGCATGGTTGCGGCAAAGCTCCCATCATCCAGTAAATCTGTCCGAAGCAGCCATAGGTCAATCTTCGACGAGATACTCGACAACATCGACAGGAACTGCGGCTTTGAGGATGCGCTGAGGTCGGTTGAGCTCGCGGTCAAGGAGAGGAATGATGAGCCGTTCCAGTGGATGTGCTGGCTCCGGCATCtcccacagcagcagcagcagcacggtcGCAGCAGCAGGATCGACTTCTGCGACGTCCTGGGGCCCTTGGAAGAGCTTCTTGACATGTTCAGCTCCGATCGTGAGCGAGCCTCAGCCGATTTCGCCGATTTCAAGTCAAGGTTCTGTAGGCGTGCCATGTACGACGACGCTTGCAGCGAGTTCGAGGCGCTGCTCGTTTTGTATCGGGCGGGTCGGACGCGGTACACCAAGGGCATGCTTGCGTTGCACGGGAAGCATGGAGGGTGA
- the LOC119356747 gene encoding glutamine synthetase leaf isozyme, chloroplastic: protein MAQAVVPAMQCQVGVRGRSAVPARQPAGRVWGVRRTARATSGFKVLALGPETTGVIQRMQQLLDMDTTPFTDKIIAEYIWVGGSGIDLRSKSRTISKPVEDPSELPKWNYDGSSTGQAPGEDSEVILYPQAIFKDPFRGGNNILVICDTYTPQGEPIPTNKRHMAAQIFSDPKVTAQVPWFGIEQEYTLMQRDVNWPLGWPVGGYPGPQGPYYCAVGSDKSFGRDISDAHYKACLYAGIEISGTNGEVMPGQWEYQVGPSVGIDAGDHIWASRYILERITEQAGVVLTLDPKPIQGDWNGAGCHTNYSTLSMREDGGFDVIKKAILNLSLRHDLHIAAYGEGNERRLTGLHETASISDFSWGVANRGCSIRVGRETEAKGKGYLEDRRPASNMDPYTVTALLAETTILWEPTLEAEALAAKKLALKV from the exons ATGGCGCaggcggtggtgccggcgatgcagTGCCAGGTGGGCGTGCGGGGCAGGTCGGCCGTCCCGGCGAGGCAGCCCGCGGGCAGGGTGTGGGGCGTCAGGAGGACCGCCCGCGCCACCTCCGGCTTCAAGGTGCTGGCCCTCGGCCCGGAGACCACCGGCGTCATCCAGAGGATGCAGCAGCTGCTCGACATGGACACCACGCCCTTCACCGACAAGATCATCGCCGAGTACATCTG GGTTGGAGGATCTGGAATTGACCTCAGAAGCAAATCAAGG ACGATTTCGAAGCCAGTGGAGGACCCGTCAGAGCTACCCAAATGGAATTATGACGGATCGAGCACCGGGCAGGCTCCTGGAGAAGACAGTGAAGTCATTCTATA CCCACAGGCCATATTCAAGGACCCATTCCGAGGAGGCAACAACATCCTG GTTATCTGTGACACCTACACGCCACAAGGGGAACCCATCCCTACTAACAAGCGACACATGGCTGCACAAATCTTCAGTGACCCCAAGGTCACTGCACAAGTGCCATG GTTTGGAATCGAACAGGAGTACACTCTGATGCAGAGGGATGTGAACTGGCCTCTTGGCTGGCCTGTTGGAGGGTACCCTGGCCCCCAG GGTCCATACTACTGCGCCGTAGGATCAGACAAGTCATTTGGCCGTGACATATCCGATGCTCACTACAAGGCCTGCCTTTACGCGGGAATTGAAATCAGTGGAACAAACGGGGAGGTCATGCCTGGTCAG TGGGAGTACCAGGTTGGACCTAGCGTTGGTATTGATGCGGGAGACCACATATGGGCTTCAAGATACATTCTCGAG AGAATCACGGAGCAAGCTGGTGTGGTGCTCACCCTTGACCCAAAACCAATCCAG GGTGACTGGAATGGAGCTGGCTGCCACACAAATTACAG TACACTGAGCATGCGCGAAGATGGAGGTTTCGACGTGATCAAGAAGGCAATCCTGAACCTTTCACTTCGCCATGACTTGCACATAGCCGCATATGGTGAAGGAAACGAGCGGAGGTTGACAGGGCTACACGAGACAGCTAGCATTTCAGACTTCTCATGG GGTGTTGCGAACCGTGGCTGCTCTATTCGTGTGGGCCGAGAGACCGAGGCAAAGGGCAAAG GATACCTGGAGGACCGTCGCCCGGCGTCGAACATGGACCCGTACACCGTGACGGCGCTGCTGGCCGAGACCACGATCCTGTGGGAGCCGACCCTCGAGGCGGAGGCCCTCGCTGCCAAGAAGCTGGCGCTGAAGGTATGA